In Saccharicrinis fermentans DSM 9555 = JCM 21142, a genomic segment contains:
- a CDS encoding T9SS type A sorting domain-containing protein, translating into MNTAKIFIMCLIFTYFMRGETSKVMACVLNYGGVGIIRPIDISLFNSLIKSSMETEYGDSLVKNMGAYVLPSITRIKLNKDLYLPAGVYDVRMKIFIEESTSIKKIYTQVNKPCISSEWKIDTLSQNRWVEVFQEMNFSQDANESYFEIFVNNNPDYGGGKGMFYIDDISFLYKKSLSNNVKQSFDFKVFPNPVNNILHIKSDERISYRIYDVKGNVTKASTHMENEFNVIVSDLTQGVYLLQMKCAKGSVVKKIIVQ; encoded by the coding sequence ATGAATACGGCAAAGATATTTATTATGTGTTTGATTTTCACCTATTTTATGCGAGGTGAAACTTCCAAAGTTATGGCTTGTGTGTTGAATTATGGGGGTGTTGGTATTATAAGGCCTATAGATATTTCATTATTCAACAGCTTGATTAAGAGCTCTATGGAAACCGAGTATGGGGATAGTTTGGTTAAAAATATGGGCGCGTATGTACTCCCTTCTATTACAAGGATAAAATTGAATAAAGATCTTTATTTACCAGCTGGCGTTTATGATGTTAGAATGAAAATATTTATAGAAGAGAGTACCTCCATAAAAAAAATTTACACGCAAGTAAACAAACCTTGTATTTCAAGCGAATGGAAAATAGATACGCTGAGTCAGAATAGGTGGGTGGAAGTATTTCAAGAGATGAACTTTAGTCAAGATGCTAATGAATCCTATTTTGAAATATTTGTTAATAACAACCCGGATTATGGAGGTGGAAAAGGGATGTTTTATATCGATGATATATCATTTTTATATAAAAAAAGTTTATCAAATAATGTTAAACAATCTTTTGACTTTAAGGTCTTTCCTAATCCAGTTAACAATATTTTGCATATTAAATCGGATGAACGTATTAGTTATCGAATTTACGATGTGAAGGGAAATGTGACAAAAGCTTCTACGCATATGGAAAATGAATTCAATGTGATTGTGTCCGATCTAACCCAAGGCGTTTATTTGTTGCAGATGAAATGTGCAAAAGGAAGTGTTGTTAAGAAAATAATAGTTCAATAA